From Simonsiella muelleri ATCC 29453:
AGCTGTTTGCAAATCGGGAATCAGTGGCGTGTAATATTTGTGAGCACGCGCTCTTGCCCAAGCGCGATTGCCTGAAATTGTGTTGATTTCGCCATTGTGTGCCAAGTAGCGGAATGGTTGCGCCAATTTCCAACGTGGCATGGTATTTGTTGAAAAACGTTGATGAAACAAGCAAATAGCCGATTGCATACGCAAATCGCCCAAATCCAAATAGAATTTAGGCAAATCTTTGGGCATACACAAGCCTTTATAGATGATGGTTTGATTGGATAATGAGCAGATATAAAAATCGTCGTGGTCAATGCGTTTTTCAATGCGACGACGTGCCACAAACAAACGGCGTTGCAAATCCACGCCACGCCAGCCATTGGGTGCATTCACAAAAACTTGCTTAATCAAAGGCATATCTGCTAATGCGATTTCGCCTAATACATTAGGATTGGTTGGGACATCGCGCCAAGCTGCCACACCCAAAGTTTCGCGCGTTAATTCTTCGTTGATGATTTTGATGTAATCGGCAGCCAATGTTTCGTCGGTTGGCAAGAAAATTTGCCCCACTGCAAAATTTTGCGCCAATGAAATGCCTTGTTCTTGGGCAATGGCACGGAAAAAACTTTCGGGCATTTGAATAGACAAACCGCAGCCATCGCCAGTTTTGCCGTCTGACAAAATTGCGCCACGGTGTTGCATTCGCGATAAACCCAAAATCGCGTTACGAACGACTTTATGGCTTTGCACGCCGTCAATATTGGCGATTAAGCCAAAGCCGCAGTTGTCCTTTTCCAAAGAGCGGTCATAGAGCTTGGTCATATAAAAACTTCCAAAGTAGTGGTTTATTGAAACAAACATCTTTTCAGGCAGCCTGAAAGGAAGTAATTGAGTAATTTAGCTACAAAAATATTTTTTTAAATAATTAGATTTTTATGTATTTTATTATTAAAACCAATATAATCAGTAAAATACATAATTGTAGTACAAGACTACAGCGACAATTCTTACCCAAAATACACGTTTTGTAAGAAAATGTCAAAAAAAATTAATCATTTTTTAATTTCACAATTAATTAATTGATTTTCACGTTTTTTAATGTAATTGCATTACAATTTTTTCAGGTTGCCTGAATAAATTTTTAGGCAAGCGAATAAAATCGCTAAATTATTTTTATATTCAAAAATATAATGCCAGTTTAGTTGTTTTTATGATGTTGTTAATGTAATTTTCTATCGCTTATTCATGCTAAAGCCCTGATAAACGAATTTGGAACATAAATTTTAGTAATAAAATTACAAAAATTTGATTTGAAATGAATTTAATCGTAGAAAAATTACAGAAATGCACAAAATCCTATTGAATAAATCTGCTTGCTTGTGGCACAATCTCATCCATCACAAAACTGCACCTTTCTCTACACAACTTCCCTTTTTAGGAGTATAACCATGTCTATCAAAGACGTTGTAAAAATGATTGAAGACAATGATGTCCGCTTTGTTGATTTGCGCTTTACCGACACCAAAGGCAAACAACATCACTTCACGATTCCAGCTCGTGTGGTTTTGGAAGACCCAGAAGAGTGGTTTGAAAATGGTCAAGCATTTGATGGCTCATCAATCGGTGGTTGGAAAGGCATTCAAGCATCGGATATGCAATTGCGTCCCGATGCAACAACTGCATTTATTGACCCATTTTATGATGATGCAACCGTCGTTTTGACTTGTGATGTGATTGACCCAGCCGACGGCAAAGGCTATGATCGCGACCCACGCTCAATTGCTAAACGTGCTGAAGCTTACTTGAAATCATCGGGTATCGGCGATACCGCATTCTTTGGTCCAGAACCTGAATTCTTCGTATTTGATGGCGTGCAATTTGAAACCCATATGGAAAAATCCAGTTTCAAAATCACTTCTGAAACAGGTGCTTGGGCTAGTGGCTTGGATTTTGATGGTCAAAATACTGGACACCGCTCAACCGTAAAAGGTGGTTACGCACCCGTTGCGCCTGTGGACGCTGGTCAAGATTTGCGTTCTGCTATGGTTCGTATTTTGGAAGAGATTGGCATTCCTGTGGAAGTGCATCACGGTGAAGTGGCAACAGGTTCTCAAATGGAAATCGGTACAAAATTTGCCACATTGGTTAAACGTGCCGACTGGACGCAAGATTTAAAATATGTGGTGTGGAATACCGCCCACAACTTCGGCAAAACCGCAACATTCATGCCCAAACCCTTGATGGGCGACAACGGCTCTGGTATGCACGTCCACCAATCTATTTGGAAAGATGGCAAAAACTTATTCTCTGGCGATGGTTACGCTGGTTTGTCTGAAATCGCATTGTACTACATCGGCGGTATCATCAAACACGCCAAAGCCTTGAACGCAATTACCAATCCTTCAACTAACTCATACAAACGCCTTGTGCCTCATTTTGAAGCACCTGTGAAATTGGCATATTCTGCGAAAAACCGTTCTGCGTCTATCCGTATTCCTGCGGTTACCAGCCCGAAAGCCGTTCGTATTGAAGCACGTTTCCCAGACCCAACCGCTAACCCTTATTTGGCATTTGCGGCATTGTTGATGGCAGGCTTGGACGGCATTCAAAATAAAATTCACCCAGGCGATCCTGCGACCAAAAATTTGTATGATTTGCCCCCTGAAGAAGATGCGCAAGTACCAACCGTTTGTGCGTCTTTGGAAGAGGCGTTGAACGCGTTGAAAGCTGATTACGAATTCTTGACTCGTGGCGGCGTGTTCAGCAAAGATTGGATTGATTCATACATTGCATTCAAAGAAGAAGACGTGCGCCGTATGCAAATGGCACCCCACCCATTGGAATTTGAAATGTATTACTCATTGTAATTTGATTTAATTTATTATTTAGTCATTTAAAATTAAAAATATTACTGCGTTGTTCGCTCCCTTATGTACTGGATTGTACAAGACGGTTACCTTGTTCTTATTTTAAACGACTATAAAATTTATTAGATGGTATTTTCAGGCAGCCTGAAAAGCGTTTTGAAACGTTTTAGGCTGCCTGAAGTGCGATTTTTCATTAAATTTAGGAAAATAATATGACAAATATTCAACGATTTGGTAGCAATGCCCGTTTGTCCGAAGCCGTTTGCGTGAATGGTTTTGTGTTTTTGTCAGGCATCGTGCCAGAAGACACATCTGGTAACATTACCGCGCAAACGACCGATGTTTTAAAACAGATTGATTATTGGTTGGCGCAATGTGGCTCAGATAAATCGCATATTTTGGAAGCCACGATTTTTTTACCGAATTTGGCGGATTATGATGGCATGAACGTGGCTTGGGACGCTTGGGTGGATACGCAAAACACACCAGCGCGTGCTTGTGTTCAGGCGAGTTTAGCCAAACCCGAGTGGAAAGTAGAAATCAAAATTTCTGCTGTGAAAAAAGCTTAGAACCTGTGTTCATAGCCAACGTCAAAAAGACATCGCGCTTGGCTGTGAATACAGGTTCTGAATTTATTCATTTGCTTATTCTTCAGGCTGCCTATTTTGGATAAGTGGCTTGAAAATGTGTTACTAGGACGGATTCATGAATACTTTTTATATGTACACTATGCCTTTGT
This genomic window contains:
- the glnA gene encoding type I glutamate--ammonia ligase, with the translated sequence MSIKDVVKMIEDNDVRFVDLRFTDTKGKQHHFTIPARVVLEDPEEWFENGQAFDGSSIGGWKGIQASDMQLRPDATTAFIDPFYDDATVVLTCDVIDPADGKGYDRDPRSIAKRAEAYLKSSGIGDTAFFGPEPEFFVFDGVQFETHMEKSSFKITSETGAWASGLDFDGQNTGHRSTVKGGYAPVAPVDAGQDLRSAMVRILEEIGIPVEVHHGEVATGSQMEIGTKFATLVKRADWTQDLKYVVWNTAHNFGKTATFMPKPLMGDNGSGMHVHQSIWKDGKNLFSGDGYAGLSEIALYYIGGIIKHAKALNAITNPSTNSYKRLVPHFEAPVKLAYSAKNRSASIRIPAVTSPKAVRIEARFPDPTANPYLAFAALLMAGLDGIQNKIHPGDPATKNLYDLPPEEDAQVPTVCASLEEALNALKADYEFLTRGGVFSKDWIDSYIAFKEEDVRRMQMAPHPLEFEMYYSL
- a CDS encoding RidA family protein encodes the protein MTNIQRFGSNARLSEAVCVNGFVFLSGIVPEDTSGNITAQTTDVLKQIDYWLAQCGSDKSHILEATIFLPNLADYDGMNVAWDAWVDTQNTPARACVQASLAKPEWKVEIKISAVKKA